Proteins encoded by one window of Lutibacter sp. A64:
- the trmD gene encoding tRNA (guanosine(37)-N1)-methyltransferase TrmD, which translates to MRIDIITVSPELIKSPFEYSIIKRAIDKNLVEVHFHDLRTYALNSYGKIDDYQFGGGAGMVLMIEPIDKCISKLKAERDYDEIIYMTPDAPTLNQQTANTLSLNKNMIILCGHYKGVDQRVRDLFITKEISIGDYVLSGGELGAAVLCDTIIRLIPGVLGDETSALTDSFQDDLLSPPVYTRPSEYKGFKVPKILLSGNFPKIEEWRNEKAFEHTKKIRPDLLED; encoded by the coding sequence ATGCGTATTGACATTATAACAGTTTCACCAGAATTAATTAAAAGTCCGTTTGAATATTCAATTATTAAACGCGCTATCGATAAAAATTTAGTTGAAGTACACTTTCACGATTTAAGAACCTATGCATTAAATAGCTACGGAAAAATAGATGATTATCAATTTGGAGGTGGTGCAGGAATGGTTTTAATGATAGAACCAATAGATAAATGCATTTCAAAATTAAAAGCTGAACGAGACTATGATGAAATAATTTATATGACGCCAGATGCCCCTACTTTAAATCAACAAACGGCAAACACCTTATCTTTAAACAAAAACATGATTATTTTATGTGGACATTATAAAGGTGTAGATCAACGTGTTAGAGATTTATTTATTACGAAGGAAATTTCTATAGGAGATTATGTTTTAAGTGGTGGTGAATTAGGTGCTGCGGTTTTATGCGACACAATTATACGATTAATACCAGGTGTTTTAGGTGATGAAACTTCGGCTTTAACAGACTCTTTTCAAGACGATTTACTTTCACCTCCAGTGTACACCAGACCCTCTGAATATAAAGGATTTAAAGTTCCAAAAATATTATTATCTGGTAATTTTCCTAAAATTGAAGAATGGAGAAATGAAAAAGCATTTGAACATACAAAAAAAATTAGACCAGATTTGTTGGAAGACTAA
- a CDS encoding glycosyltransferase: MKVLIITYYWPPAGGSGVQRWLKFVKYFRDFDVEPIVYTVENPKYPILDESLQSDVPKNIEVLKQPIFEPNSILSFFGKKKSESAGFLNQKPTFFGRILQYIRANYFIPDARKFWIKPSVKYLKKYISTHKVDAIITTGPPHSMHLIGLKLKQQLGVKWIADFRDPWTEIDYFHQLPLTKKAINKHHYLEQEVLLNADKVLVVGNTMNKNYAKFSNNVVTITNGFDGEVLTSENNLDSKFTITHIGLMNADRNPKMLWNVLAEIIFENTDFKNDFILKLIGKVDASVVDDIENKKLQEQVEIVNYVSHDSVVEYQKKSQVLLLLLNNVPSAKGIITGKIFEYLMVNRPILAIAPVDGDLAEILNETNAGVVVDFEDRTKLKNSILELYSKYKDCNLSVNSKNIEKFHRRELTKQVAKLLKELV; the protein is encoded by the coding sequence TTGAAAGTTTTAATAATTACATATTATTGGCCACCAGCAGGTGGTTCTGGAGTACAACGATGGTTAAAATTTGTAAAATATTTTAGAGATTTTGACGTAGAACCAATTGTTTATACGGTTGAAAATCCAAAATATCCAATTTTAGATGAAAGTTTACAAAGTGATGTTCCTAAAAATATAGAGGTATTAAAACAACCAATTTTTGAACCTAATAGTATATTGTCTTTTTTTGGGAAAAAGAAGTCTGAAAGTGCAGGTTTTTTAAATCAGAAGCCAACTTTTTTTGGTAGAATTTTGCAGTATATTAGAGCTAATTATTTTATACCAGATGCAAGAAAATTTTGGATAAAACCATCTGTAAAATATTTAAAAAAATACATTTCAACACATAAAGTTGATGCAATAATTACTACAGGTCCGCCACATAGTATGCATTTAATTGGGTTAAAATTAAAACAGCAATTAGGTGTGAAATGGATTGCAGATTTTAGAGACCCTTGGACAGAAATTGATTATTTTCATCAATTACCATTAACCAAAAAAGCAATAAATAAACACCATTATTTAGAACAAGAAGTGTTGTTAAATGCAGATAAAGTATTGGTTGTTGGAAATACAATGAATAAAAATTATGCAAAATTTAGTAATAATGTTGTCACTATAACTAATGGTTTTGATGGTGAGGTATTAACTTCAGAAAATAATTTAGATTCAAAATTTACAATTACACATATTGGTTTAATGAATGCCGATAGAAACCCAAAAATGTTATGGAATGTATTGGCTGAAATTATATTTGAAAATACAGATTTTAAAAACGATTTTATATTAAAATTAATTGGTAAAGTTGATGCTTCTGTTGTTGATGATATTGAAAATAAAAAACTTCAAGAGCAGGTAGAAATTGTTAACTATGTGTCGCATGATAGTGTTGTAGAGTATCAAAAAAAATCTCAAGTTTTATTGTTATTATTAAATAATGTACCAAGCGCAAAAGGAATAATAACCGGTAAAATTTTTGAATATCTAATGGTAAATCGGCCAATTTTGGCAATTGCACCAGTAGATGGTGATTTGGCTGAAATTTTAAACGAAACAAATGCAGGTGTTGTAGTTGATTTTGAAGATAGAACTAAACTAAAAAATTCCATTTTAGAATTGTATTCAAAATATAAAGATTGCAATTTGAGTGTTAATTCAAAAAATATTGAAAAATTTCATAGACGAGAATTAACAAAACAAGTAGCTAAATTGTTAAAAGAGCTTGTTTAA
- a CDS encoding DUF6095 family protein, producing the protein MGTDKNQLVRGLKYEAAALPLLLISPVLITMGFKAIKHQNNYIWLIVGIVFAIAAIIIGFMGIKIILNALFNSK; encoded by the coding sequence ATGGGAACAGATAAAAACCAACTTGTTAGAGGCTTAAAATATGAAGCTGCTGCCCTTCCACTACTTTTAATTTCCCCAGTATTAATAACCATGGGTTTTAAAGCTATAAAACACCAGAACAATTATATTTGGCTAATTGTAGGTATAGTATTTGCTATTGCAGCAATAATAATCGGATTTATGGGAATTAAAATTATTTTAAATGCATTATTTAATTCTAAATAA
- a CDS encoding DEAD/DEAH box helicase, with the protein MLENFKNQEEILSKLEITALNPMQEAAYKAISSNSEIILLSPTGTGKTLAFLLPIIEALNPTIKNIQTLILVPSRELAIQIEQVIREMGSGYKTNAVYGGRSGSKDKVEIKHPPAILIGTPGRIADHLDREVFEISAIKTLVLDEFDKSLEIGFEEDMKFIIETLNKVSKKILTSATQKVKIPSFVGLKSPKKLSYLGEKTQNLKLQTVISPTQDKLTSLEKLIYTIGDGSGIIFCNLKDSIKNVSDFLYEKNITHGCFSGNLEQQDREHALIKFRNGTHKILIATDLAARGIDIPELNFIIHYELPSRPDEFIHRNGRTARMHSNGTAYILKYKNEELPVFIKNATEISIDGNSKKLKANTWKTLHISGGRKDKISKGDIAGLFFKQGNIKKETLGIIELKQDCAYVAVSSKNLNALVNNLNNSRIKKKKVRISILK; encoded by the coding sequence ATGTTAGAAAACTTTAAAAATCAGGAAGAAATTCTTTCTAAACTTGAAATTACAGCTTTAAATCCAATGCAAGAAGCAGCTTACAAAGCTATTTCTTCAAATTCAGAAATTATACTCTTATCCCCTACTGGCACAGGAAAAACATTAGCTTTCTTGCTACCAATTATTGAAGCTCTAAACCCTACTATAAAAAATATACAAACTTTAATTCTTGTACCATCTAGAGAACTTGCCATACAAATTGAACAGGTTATTAGAGAAATGGGAAGTGGCTACAAAACCAATGCCGTTTATGGAGGAAGATCAGGTTCTAAAGATAAAGTAGAAATTAAACATCCGCCTGCAATATTAATTGGTACACCTGGTAGAATTGCTGATCATTTAGATAGAGAAGTTTTTGAGATTTCAGCTATTAAAACCTTAGTTTTAGATGAGTTTGATAAATCTTTAGAGATTGGGTTTGAAGAAGATATGAAATTTATTATCGAAACTTTGAATAAGGTTTCAAAAAAAATATTGACTTCTGCTACTCAAAAAGTTAAAATTCCTTCATTTGTGGGACTTAAATCGCCAAAAAAATTGAGTTATTTAGGTGAAAAAACGCAAAATTTAAAACTTCAAACAGTAATTTCTCCTACACAAGACAAATTAACTTCCTTAGAAAAACTAATATATACTATTGGTGATGGAAGTGGAATAATATTTTGTAATTTAAAAGATAGTATTAAAAATGTTAGCGATTTTTTATATGAAAAAAATATTACACACGGTTGTTTTTCTGGAAATTTGGAACAACAAGACAGAGAACATGCATTGATTAAATTTAGAAATGGAACACATAAAATATTAATCGCTACAGATTTAGCTGCTAGAGGTATCGATATTCCCGAATTAAATTTTATTATTCATTATGAATTACCATCAAGACCCGATGAATTTATTCACCGAAATGGAAGAACTGCACGTATGCATAGCAACGGAACTGCGTATATTTTGAAATATAAAAATGAAGAATTACCAGTTTTTATTAAAAATGCTACTGAAATTAGTATAGATGGTAATTCAAAAAAATTAAAAGCGAATACTTGGAAAACACTTCACATTTCGGGAGGTAGAAAAGATAAAATTTCAAAAGGAGATATTGCAGGATTATTTTTTAAACAAGGAAATATTAAAAAAGAAACACTTGGAATAATAGAGTTAAAACAAGACTGTGCCTATGTTGCGGTTTCAAGTAAAAACTTAAACGCCTTAGTAAACAACTTAAATAACAGTAGAATTAAAAAGAAAAAAGTTAGAATTAGTATTTTAAAATAA
- a CDS encoding D-alanine--D-alanine ligase codes for MKVHNFKKSLQWEYWPSYLFYVPVVPYAFYLALKSRSFGFFSAVNPSIEGSGNGLESKFKTIELVPDTYKPKSMFVAKNQKLEEILNNLKQKNIEFPLIIKPDIGFRGLLVKKINTEIELQNYLKKYNTINLIIQEFISYKNECGIFYHRIPNEAKGKITSITLKKFLAVTGDGTSNLSTLIKNNERATNYLDLVLALNTDKLKSIPKKGEKIILTVIGNHSKGTEFINGNHLITKKLEKTLDTINSSINGWYYGRIDVKFKNFEELLQGKNLKILEINGVIAEPTHIYDASKGTYYKALKSIKEHWKIIYKIGVKNKQLNNGNFTNLKYLINVYFKYKKYLKTVKKLAAN; via the coding sequence ATGAAGGTTCACAACTTTAAAAAAAGTTTACAATGGGAATATTGGCCATCCTACTTATTTTATGTTCCTGTAGTACCCTACGCTTTTTACTTAGCTTTAAAATCGAGAAGTTTTGGTTTTTTTTCAGCTGTAAACCCAAGCATTGAAGGTTCTGGAAATGGATTAGAATCTAAATTTAAAACTATAGAATTAGTTCCAGATACTTATAAACCAAAAAGTATGTTTGTTGCTAAAAATCAAAAGTTAGAAGAAATTTTAAACAATTTAAAACAAAAAAATATTGAATTTCCTTTAATTATAAAACCCGATATTGGATTTAGAGGATTGCTTGTAAAAAAAATAAACACTGAAATTGAGCTTCAAAATTATCTTAAAAAATACAATACTATAAATTTAATTATCCAAGAATTTATCAGCTATAAAAATGAATGCGGTATTTTTTATCATAGAATTCCAAATGAAGCTAAGGGCAAAATCACCTCTATTACTTTAAAAAAGTTTTTAGCTGTAACTGGAGATGGCACATCAAATCTTTCAACGCTTATAAAAAATAATGAAAGAGCAACTAACTATCTAGACCTGGTACTAGCATTAAATACAGATAAGCTTAAATCTATTCCTAAAAAAGGTGAAAAAATAATTTTAACCGTTATTGGAAATCATTCTAAAGGAACTGAATTTATAAACGGTAATCATTTAATAACCAAAAAACTAGAAAAAACTTTAGATACTATAAACTCAAGTATTAACGGTTGGTATTATGGCCGAATTGATGTGAAATTCAAAAATTTTGAAGAATTATTACAAGGAAAAAATTTAAAAATTTTAGAAATTAACGGTGTAATTGCAGAACCTACCCATATTTATGACGCTTCAAAAGGAACTTATTACAAAGCCCTAAAATCAATAAAAGAACACTGGAAAATTATCTACAAAATTGGTGTTAAAAACAAACAATTAAACAATGGTAACTTTACCAATTTAAAATATTTAATAAATGTTTATTTTAAATATAAAAAATATTTAAAAACAGTTAAAAAATTGGCTGCTAATTAG
- a CDS encoding NADP-dependent isocitrate dehydrogenase, with protein MTNTSKIYYTKTDEAPALATYSFLPIVKAFVKPSNVEIETKDISLASRILAVFPDYLKPEQQVNDALGELGELAKKPEANIIKLPNISASVPQLKAAIKELQSLGYTIPNYPEEPKTDEEKSIRERFNKVKGSAVNPVLREGNSDRRAPKAVKNYAKKNPHSMGAWASNSKTHVATMDHGDFRSNEKSITLKDATSINIEHVDANGNTTILKENLALLKGEIIDGTVMNKKALLEFLDAQIKDAKNKNVLFSLHMKATMMKVSDPIIFGHAVKVFFKDVFTKHSAILDEIGVDVNNGFGDLLTKVQNLPENEKTAIEADIKTCFENGPSLAMVNSDKGITNLHVPSDVIIDASMPAMIRTSGQMWNAEGKQQDTKAVIPDSSYASIYDATINFCKENGAFDPTTMGTVPNVGLMAQKAEEYGSHDKTFEIKSNGTVRVVDAEGTLLMEHTVEAGDIWRMCQVKDAPVQDWIKLAVNRAKATNTPAIFWLDKNRAHDAQIIEKVNTYLPNYDTTGLDIQILPPYEATLFTLKRLKAGLDTISVTGNVLRDFLTDLFPILEVGTSAKMLSIVPLMNGGGMFETGAGGSAPKHVQQFNEEGHLRWDSLGEFLALAVSLEHLGETTNNKKALILGKTLDDATDKFLDNKKSPSRKVGELDTRGSQFYLAMYWAEELAAQNEDTTLKELFTKVAEELKTNEASIVSELVNAQEKEVNIGGYYKPNKTLTINAMRPSKTFNKIIDTI; from the coding sequence ATGACTAATACATCTAAAATTTATTATACTAAAACAGATGAAGCTCCTGCTTTAGCAACCTATTCTTTTCTACCAATTGTAAAGGCTTTTGTAAAACCTTCAAATGTTGAAATTGAGACAAAAGATATCTCTTTAGCAAGTAGAATCTTAGCTGTATTTCCAGATTACTTAAAACCCGAACAACAAGTTAATGATGCATTAGGTGAGTTGGGTGAATTAGCCAAAAAACCTGAAGCAAATATTATAAAATTACCTAATATATCTGCTTCTGTACCTCAATTAAAAGCTGCTATTAAAGAGTTACAATCTTTAGGATATACAATACCAAATTACCCTGAAGAGCCTAAAACTGATGAAGAAAAAAGCATAAGAGAACGTTTTAATAAAGTGAAAGGTTCTGCAGTAAACCCTGTTTTACGAGAAGGGAATTCAGATAGAAGAGCTCCAAAAGCAGTTAAAAATTATGCTAAAAAGAACCCACATTCTATGGGTGCCTGGGCCTCAAATTCTAAAACTCATGTTGCAACAATGGATCACGGAGATTTTAGATCAAACGAAAAATCTATAACCTTAAAAGATGCTACTTCTATAAACATTGAACATGTTGATGCTAATGGAAATACTACCATCTTAAAAGAAAACCTTGCACTACTAAAAGGTGAAATAATTGACGGTACAGTAATGAATAAAAAAGCTCTTTTAGAGTTTTTAGATGCTCAAATTAAAGATGCTAAAAATAAAAATGTATTGTTTTCTTTACATATGAAAGCAACAATGATGAAGGTTTCTGATCCAATTATTTTTGGCCATGCTGTAAAAGTATTTTTTAAAGATGTTTTTACAAAACATAGCGCTATTTTAGACGAAATTGGAGTTGACGTAAACAATGGATTTGGAGATTTATTAACAAAAGTTCAAAATTTACCTGAAAACGAAAAAACAGCAATTGAAGCCGACATAAAAACGTGCTTTGAAAATGGTCCAAGCCTTGCCATGGTAAATTCTGATAAAGGTATTACAAATTTACATGTACCAAGTGATGTTATTATTGATGCTTCTATGCCTGCTATGATTCGTACTTCTGGTCAAATGTGGAATGCAGAAGGAAAACAACAAGACACAAAAGCTGTAATTCCAGATAGTAGTTATGCAAGTATATACGACGCAACTATAAACTTTTGTAAAGAAAACGGAGCCTTTGACCCAACTACAATGGGAACTGTTCCAAATGTAGGATTGATGGCTCAAAAAGCTGAAGAATATGGTTCTCACGATAAAACATTTGAAATTAAATCTAACGGAACTGTACGTGTAGTAGATGCTGAAGGTACATTATTAATGGAGCACACTGTTGAAGCTGGAGATATTTGGAGAATGTGTCAGGTTAAAGATGCTCCTGTTCAAGATTGGATTAAATTAGCTGTAAATAGAGCAAAAGCTACAAATACTCCTGCAATATTTTGGTTAGATAAAAACAGAGCACATGATGCACAAATAATAGAAAAAGTAAATACCTATTTACCAAACTACGATACAACTGGATTAGATATTCAAATTTTACCTCCTTATGAAGCTACGTTGTTTACTTTAAAAAGACTAAAAGCTGGTTTAGACACAATTTCTGTTACAGGAAATGTTTTACGTGATTTCTTAACAGATTTATTCCCAATTTTAGAAGTTGGTACTAGTGCTAAAATGTTATCTATCGTTCCTTTAATGAATGGTGGTGGAATGTTTGAAACTGGTGCTGGTGGTTCTGCGCCAAAACACGTTCAACAATTTAATGAAGAAGGTCATTTAAGATGGGATTCTTTAGGTGAATTTTTAGCTTTAGCGGTATCTTTAGAGCACTTAGGAGAAACAACAAACAACAAAAAAGCGCTTATTTTAGGTAAAACTTTAGATGATGCTACTGATAAATTTTTAGATAATAAAAAATCACCTTCTCGAAAAGTTGGAGAATTAGATACTAGAGGTAGTCAATTTTATTTAGCAATGTATTGGGCCGAAGAGTTGGCTGCTCAAAATGAAGATACTACTTTAAAAGAGTTATTTACAAAAGTTGCTGAAGAATTAAAAACAAATGAAGCTTCAATAGTTTCTGAACTTGTAAATGCACAAGAAAAAGAAGTTAATATTGGTGGTTATTATAAGCCAAATAAAACTTTGACCATTAATGCAATGCGACCAAGTAAAACTTTTAATAAAATTATAGATACTATATAA
- the rplS gene encoding 50S ribosomal protein L19 translates to METLVKFIQDEFVEKKEYPKFQAGDSITVYYEIKEGQKTRTQFFKGTVIQRRGTGTSETFTIRKMSGTVGVERIFPINLPAIQKIEVNKHGRVRRARIFYFRGLTGKKARIAEKRR, encoded by the coding sequence ATGGAAACTTTAGTAAAATTTATACAAGACGAATTTGTAGAAAAGAAAGAATATCCTAAATTTCAAGCAGGAGATTCAATTACAGTTTATTATGAAATTAAAGAGGGTCAAAAAACTCGTACTCAGTTTTTTAAAGGAACAGTAATTCAAAGAAGAGGAACTGGAACTTCAGAAACATTTACAATTAGAAAAATGTCTGGTACAGTAGGTGTAGAACGTATTTTCCCAATTAATTTACCTGCAATTCAAAAAATTGAAGTTAACAAACATGGTAGAGTTCGTAGAGCACGTATTTTCTACTTTAGAGGTTTAACTGGTAAAAAAGCTAGAATCGCAGAAAAAAGACGTTAG
- a CDS encoding lipopolysaccharide biosynthesis protein, with product MGIVLKQSFTNTLILFLGFAIGGINVLFLYTHFLHEDYFGLITFLLSAANIILPLLVFGMQHTIIKYYTSYKTKIEQDGFLITTLILPLVVIIPLALIGVVFYQSIASWLSSENILIKDYTYLIFITAVFMGYFEVFYSWTKVQFNSVFGNFIKEIFTRICTSFLLIAVYFNWITNEQFIYAVVMVYGVRTLIMKLYAVYVYMPKLVFKLPANLKEILSFSVYIIIAGSASGILLEIDKFMIPQIEKIAEVAYYSVGIYIASVVAIPTRAMQQITNPITAKEMNSNNIVEVEKLYKQSSINLLVVGGLLFLLINLNITDVYQIIDKPQYTKGIWIVLIISIAKIMELALGTGNAILVNSKYYKIFFYLSLAMAISVIVLNRWLISLIGINGAALATLIVVLVYGVIKIMFIKSKLNIQPFSRNTIKVLFVIAAVYFIIDFWDFGLNPILNILFKGILITTVFLVIIKRLNISEDLNKLFAKYF from the coding sequence ATGGGTATTGTTTTAAAACAGTCTTTTACAAATACATTAATACTTTTTTTAGGTTTTGCCATTGGAGGAATTAATGTGCTGTTTTTATATACTCATTTTCTACACGAAGATTATTTTGGTTTAATAACCTTTTTATTATCGGCGGCAAATATAATTTTGCCTTTGTTGGTTTTTGGAATGCAGCATACTATTATAAAGTATTATACATCTTACAAAACTAAAATAGAACAAGATGGTTTTTTAATTACAACTCTAATTCTACCTTTAGTTGTAATAATTCCATTAGCCTTAATTGGTGTTGTTTTTTATCAATCTATAGCTAGCTGGCTGTCTTCAGAAAACATTTTAATTAAAGATTATACTTATTTAATTTTTATTACAGCCGTTTTTATGGGCTATTTTGAAGTGTTCTATTCTTGGACAAAAGTGCAATTTAATTCAGTTTTTGGTAATTTTATTAAAGAAATTTTTACCCGTATCTGTACCTCATTCTTATTAATTGCTGTTTATTTTAATTGGATTACTAACGAACAGTTTATTTATGCAGTTGTAATGGTTTATGGTGTTAGAACACTTATAATGAAGCTATATGCTGTGTATGTTTATATGCCAAAATTGGTGTTTAAATTACCTGCCAATTTAAAAGAAATACTTTCATTTTCAGTGTATATTATTATTGCTGGTTCGGCTTCGGGAATTTTGTTGGAAATCGATAAATTTATGATTCCACAAATAGAAAAAATAGCTGAAGTAGCATATTACTCTGTTGGTATTTATATTGCAAGTGTAGTCGCAATTCCTACACGCGCAATGCAACAAATTACAAATCCGATTACGGCAAAAGAAATGAATTCTAATAATATAGTAGAAGTAGAAAAACTCTATAAACAAAGTTCTATAAATTTATTAGTTGTTGGTGGTTTGTTGTTTTTATTAATCAATTTAAATATTACTGATGTTTACCAAATTATTGATAAACCACAATACACAAAAGGAATTTGGATTGTGTTAATTATATCAATTGCAAAAATAATGGAATTAGCATTGGGTACTGGAAATGCAATTTTGGTGAATTCTAAATATTATAAAATATTCTTTTATTTATCATTAGCAATGGCAATTAGTGTAATTGTTTTAAACCGTTGGTTAATTAGTTTAATAGGAATAAATGGAGCTGCTTTAGCTACTTTAATTGTGGTTTTAGTGTATGGTGTTATTAAAATTATGTTTATAAAATCTAAATTAAATATTCAGCCTTTTAGTAGAAATACCATAAAAGTTTTATTTGTAATTGCAGCTGTTTATTTTATTATTGATTTTTGGGATTTTGGTTTAAATCCAATATTGAATATACTTTTTAAAGGTATTTTAATCACTACTGTTTTTTTAGTAATAATTAAAAGATTAAATATTTCAGAAGATTTAAATAAGTTGTTTGCAAAGTATTTTTAA
- the wecB gene encoding non-hydrolyzing UDP-N-acetylglucosamine 2-epimerase: MKKIVTILGARPQFVKAAVLSRVISKNNEIEEVIVHTGQHYDANMSNIFFDEMDIPKPKYNLAINGLSHGAMTGQMLIKIEEVLKDEKPDLVVVYGDTNSTLAGALAAKKMDIKVAHIEAGLRSFNIKMPEEINRILTDRISDILLCPTDTAIENLQNEGFDNFPPKVIKSGDIMKDAVEFYSEFSADKSSIIKNLKLQKNEFVLATIHRQENTDNIESLKSIFQGLEEINKLKKVVIPLHPRTKAILENNNLKYNITFIDPVGYFDMLELLKNCNLVVTDSGGLQKEAFFNKKHCIIAREETEWVELVTNNFAKIVGSNSVKMVDAYNYLQNSKADFSINLYGSNVGEHIYNELLKLL, translated from the coding sequence ATGAAAAAAATAGTTACAATTTTAGGCGCACGTCCTCAGTTTGTAAAAGCAGCAGTATTGAGTCGTGTAATTTCTAAGAATAATGAAATAGAAGAAGTTATAGTGCACACAGGGCAGCATTATGATGCAAATATGAGCAACATTTTTTTTGATGAAATGGATATTCCTAAACCAAAATATAATTTAGCTATAAACGGATTGAGTCACGGAGCAATGACAGGGCAGATGCTTATTAAAATTGAGGAAGTTTTAAAGGATGAAAAACCAGATTTAGTAGTTGTTTATGGAGATACAAATTCTACGCTAGCAGGAGCGTTAGCTGCAAAAAAAATGGATATAAAAGTAGCGCATATAGAAGCTGGTTTACGTTCTTTTAATATCAAAATGCCAGAAGAAATTAATCGTATTTTAACCGATAGAATTTCCGATATATTATTATGTCCTACAGATACAGCTATTGAAAATTTACAAAACGAAGGTTTTGATAATTTCCCTCCAAAAGTTATAAAAAGTGGAGATATTATGAAAGATGCTGTAGAATTTTATAGTGAATTTTCAGCTGATAAATCATCAATAATTAAAAATCTTAAACTTCAAAAAAATGAATTTGTATTGGCTACAATTCATAGGCAAGAAAACACAGATAATATTGAGAGTTTAAAATCTATTTTTCAAGGATTAGAGGAAATAAATAAACTTAAAAAAGTTGTAATTCCATTGCATCCAAGAACTAAGGCTATTTTAGAAAATAATAATTTAAAATATAATATAACTTTTATAGATCCTGTAGGTTATTTTGATATGCTAGAGTTACTTAAAAATTGTAATTTGGTGGTAACTGATAGCGGTGGACTTCAAAAAGAGGCTTTTTTTAATAAAAAACATTGTATTATTGCGCGTGAAGAAACCGAATGGGTAGAGTTAGTCACAAATAATTTTGCAAAAATTGTGGGTAGTAATTCAGTAAAAATGGTAGATGCTTATAACTATTTACAGAATTCGAAAGCAGATTTTTCAATTAATTTATATGGTTCCAATGTTGGTGAACATATTTATAATGAACTATTAAAATTACTATAA
- a CDS encoding DinB family protein: MIEAIEKNLQRGIQLLQNISDEDYRNTSIAPYYSSIGTHTRHILDVFDCIFEGLPVDEINLVNRKRNNLAENFTEKGIDYFNTILKKLKQLDQSEFDRIVKVKDDLGLGIVTANYTLGSILIQAHSHAIHHFASLGYVIFQLGIELPDEDFGFNPTTPKSKSN, translated from the coding sequence ATGATTGAAGCTATTGAGAAAAATTTACAAAGAGGTATTCAACTTTTACAAAATATTTCTGATGAAGATTATCGAAATACTTCTATAGCTCCATATTATTCAAGTATTGGAACACATACACGTCATATTTTAGATGTTTTTGATTGTATTTTTGAAGGTTTACCTGTTGATGAAATTAATTTAGTTAACAGAAAACGAAACAATTTAGCTGAAAATTTTACCGAAAAAGGTATTGATTATTTTAATACAATACTTAAAAAATTAAAACAGTTAGATCAATCTGAATTTGATAGAATAGTAAAAGTAAAAGACGATTTAGGTTTAGGTATAGTTACTGCTAATTATACCTTAGGTAGTATTTTAATTCAAGCTCATAGCCACGCAATTCATCATTTTGCAAGTTTAGGATATGTAATATTTCAGTTAGGAATAGAATTGCCAGATGAAGATTTTGGATTCAATCCAACCACTCCAAAATCTAAATCTAATTAG